A window from Roseburia sp. 499 encodes these proteins:
- the mreD gene encoding rod shape-determining protein MreD has product MRRKITVFFIIVVCFLLQSTLFQALSFASITPNLLIVVVSSFGFMRGRKEGMWIGFFSGLLLDIFFGSVIGFYALIYMYIGYINGFFRKIFFPEDIKLPMILISASDFGYSMLVYLFLFFMRGKFRFGYYLIHIIIPELVYTILVTLILYFVILKINQKLEAIEKRSASKFV; this is encoded by the coding sequence ATGAGACGTAAAATAACAGTTTTCTTCATTATAGTCGTATGTTTCCTATTGCAGAGCACATTGTTTCAGGCGCTTTCCTTTGCGTCTATTACGCCAAATCTTTTGATTGTGGTAGTATCTTCCTTTGGATTTATGCGAGGAAGAAAAGAGGGAATGTGGATTGGATTTTTTAGTGGACTGCTTTTGGATATTTTCTTTGGTAGTGTAATAGGATTCTATGCCTTAATTTATATGTATATTGGTTATATTAATGGTTTTTTTCGGAAGATTTTTTTCCCGGAGGATATCAAACTTCCAATGATATTGATTAGTGCCAGTGATTTTGGATATAGTATGCTGGTGTATCTGTTTCTATTCTTTATGCGAGGAAAATTCCGGTTTGGATATTATCTGATTCATATCATAATTCCGGAATTGGTATACACTATATTAGTGACCCTTATTTTGTATTTTGTGATTTTAAAAATCAATCAGAAGTTGGAAGCAATTGAAAAAAGGAGTGCAAGTAAATTTGTTTGA
- the mreB gene encoding rod shape-determining protein, with translation MSTNVYGIDLGTCNLKIFCKATGKVINEKNTIAIVNKNQLYAFGDAAYAMYEKAPDTIKVSFPIVNGVIADYNNMQTMIGEVLDKHVKNHTKGAEYIIAVPTAITKVEEKAFFDMFYKSRFKPKNVQLCKRPIADAVGLDLDVLSPTGYMIVNIGADTTEISVISLGGLVLSELLHFGGKRIDESIISYLKRNFSLAIGQKTAMYLKETLGCALPEEEERTAKIVGRDLVSGLPIEMEISSKVIYEAIKDNLNSICNSIKIILEKTPPELAKDIIHSGIYITGGSSKISKLDELFTQITNIKVNSCEYPEESAVRGLNKIVSDDKIKKLAYSMETRNFR, from the coding sequence ATGTCAACAAATGTTTACGGAATTGATTTAGGAACCTGCAACTTGAAAATTTTTTGCAAAGCAACAGGAAAAGTAATCAACGAGAAAAACACCATTGCAATTGTAAACAAGAATCAGTTATATGCTTTTGGAGATGCAGCATATGCGATGTATGAAAAAGCACCGGATACGATTAAAGTATCATTTCCAATTGTAAACGGTGTAATTGCTGATTATAACAACATGCAGACTATGATTGGAGAAGTGTTGGACAAGCATGTAAAGAATCATACTAAGGGAGCAGAATATATCATAGCAGTTCCTACCGCAATTACCAAGGTAGAAGAAAAAGCGTTTTTTGATATGTTTTATAAGAGTAGATTCAAACCAAAGAATGTACAGCTTTGCAAGCGACCGATTGCAGATGCGGTAGGTTTAGATTTGGATGTGTTATCTCCAACCGGTTATATGATTGTTAATATTGGTGCAGATACCACAGAAATTTCAGTTATCTCTTTAGGCGGACTGGTATTAAGTGAGTTGCTTCATTTTGGTGGAAAACGTATCGATGAATCCATTATAAGTTATTTGAAACGTAACTTCAGCTTGGCAATTGGGCAAAAGACGGCTATGTATTTGAAAGAAACGCTTGGATGTGCACTTCCAGAGGAAGAAGAGCGTACAGCGAAGATTGTAGGACGCGATTTGGTAAGTGGACTTCCGATTGAGATGGAGATTTCTTCAAAGGTTATTTATGAAGCAATCAAGGATAACTTGAATTCTATTTGCAATTCCATAAAAATAATTTTGGAAAAAACTCCGCCAGAATTGGCAAAGGATATTATTCATTCCGGTATTTATATTACAGGAGGATCTTCTAAAATCAGTAAATTGGATGAGCTGTTTACACAAATAACGAATATTAAAGTGAATAGCTGTGAATATCCGGAAGAAAGTGCAGTCAGAGGCCTGAATAAAATTGTTTCTGACGATAAGATAAAAAAATTGGCATATAGTATGGAAACAAGAAATTTTAGATAG
- the mutL gene encoding DNA mismatch repair endonuclease MutL: MPNIEVLDQQTIDKIAAGEVIERPASVVKELVENAIDARATAITVEIKEGGISFIRITDNGWGIEKEQVPLAFLRHSTSKIRSVEDLLTVSSLGFRGEALSSIAAVSQVELITKTAQGISGVRYVIEGSKEKTLEEIGAPDGTTFLVRNLFYNTPARRKFLKTPQTEAGYIGDLMERLAMSHPEISFKFINNNQVKLHTSGNSNLKEIIYHIYGRDIASNLLEIQGENEMFSVKGFIGKPLISRGNRNFENYFINGRYVKSSLIAKSIEEGYKSFVMQHKYPFTVLHLSINGQLLDVNVHPTKMELRFSNGEVVYHFLEKLIRDTINQGELVYQVSLEKEREAKAREEQARKERLKSEQHVPEPFEAKRLEAIRASIRKDTPYERKYPEQPVISKKSDMVAEQSSYTINQKTTIKQEPHIEHKLPEQAEPEFQQEIIQNPVQEDMRKLLDVESKKDHRIIGQIFETYWLIEFDDHLYIIDQHAAHEKVLYERTMKSLENKEFTSQTIYPPVLLTLNMQEEELLKKYMDYFKKLGFEIEPFGGKEYSVTAVPGNLFGLDGKQLMVEILDSLASFHGNEKPDMITEKIASMSCKAAVKGNQKLSMAEIEKLIDELLTLENPYHCPHGRPTIISMSKYELEKKFKRVL, encoded by the coding sequence ATGCCAAACATAGAAGTTTTAGACCAACAGACTATAGACAAAATTGCAGCCGGTGAAGTAATTGAGCGTCCCGCATCTGTAGTAAAAGAGCTGGTAGAAAATGCCATTGACGCCAGAGCCACTGCAATTACGGTAGAAATTAAAGAAGGCGGTATTTCCTTTATTCGAATTACGGATAATGGCTGGGGAATCGAAAAGGAACAAGTTCCATTGGCGTTTTTACGTCATTCCACCAGTAAGATACGAAGTGTGGAAGATTTATTGACGGTATCCTCTTTGGGATTTCGTGGTGAGGCACTTTCTAGTATTGCGGCAGTGTCCCAAGTGGAATTGATTACAAAAACAGCCCAGGGAATTAGTGGAGTGCGTTATGTTATTGAAGGAAGCAAAGAGAAAACGCTAGAGGAAATCGGAGCACCGGATGGTACAACTTTTCTTGTGCGGAATCTTTTTTATAATACTCCGGCACGAAGGAAATTTTTAAAGACACCGCAGACAGAAGCCGGATATATCGGAGATTTAATGGAACGATTGGCAATGTCGCACCCAGAAATTTCTTTTAAATTTATAAATAATAATCAAGTGAAACTCCACACTTCCGGTAATTCAAATCTGAAAGAAATTATTTATCATATATATGGAAGAGACATTGCTTCCAATCTTTTGGAGATTCAGGGAGAAAATGAAATGTTTTCAGTGAAAGGTTTTATTGGAAAACCATTGATTTCCAGAGGAAACCGTAACTTTGAAAATTATTTTATTAATGGAAGATATGTGAAGAGCAGTTTGATTGCAAAGAGCATTGAAGAAGGATATAAGTCCTTTGTGATGCAGCACAAATATCCGTTTACAGTTTTACATTTATCTATCAATGGGCAACTTTTAGATGTAAATGTACATCCTACCAAAATGGAACTGCGCTTCAGTAATGGTGAGGTAGTTTATCATTTTTTAGAGAAGTTAATTCGTGATACGATTAATCAAGGCGAATTAGTTTATCAGGTTTCATTGGAAAAAGAACGGGAGGCAAAGGCAAGAGAGGAACAGGCACGTAAAGAGCGTCTGAAGAGTGAACAGCATGTACCAGAACCTTTTGAAGCAAAGCGTTTGGAGGCGATACGGGCATCCATACGAAAGGATACACCATATGAACGAAAATATCCTGAGCAGCCAGTTATATCAAAAAAGTCAGATATGGTGGCAGAGCAGTCTTCCTATACCATAAACCAAAAGACAACAATAAAACAGGAGCCCCATATAGAGCACAAATTGCCAGAACAGGCAGAACCGGAATTTCAACAGGAAATTATCCAGAATCCGGTTCAGGAGGATATGCGAAAACTTTTGGATGTAGAATCCAAAAAGGATCACAGGATTATTGGGCAGATTTTTGAAACCTATTGGTTAATCGAATTTGATGACCATCTCTATATTATTGACCAACATGCAGCGCATGAAAAAGTATTGTATGAGCGAACTATGAAGTCGCTGGAAAATAAAGAATTTACGTCACAGACCATTTATCCGCCGGTACTTTTGACTTTAAATATGCAAGAGGAAGAGTTGTTGAAAAAGTATATGGACTATTTTAAAAAACTTGGCTTTGAAATAGAACCATTTGGAGGAAAAGAGTATTCGGTCACAGCGGTTCCGGGAAATCTGTTTGGCTTAGACGGAAAACAACTTATGGTAGAAATTTTAGATAGTCTGGCAAGTTTTCACGGAAATGAAAAGCCGGATATGATAACGGAAAAGATTGCTTCCATGTCCTGCAAAGCGGCAGTGAAGGGAAATCAAAAACTGTCCATGGCAGAGATTGAGAAGTTAATAGACGAACTTTTGACATTAGAGAATCCATATCATTGTCCTCATGGCAGGCCAACGATTATTTCTATGTCAAAGTATGAATTGGAGAAAAAATTTAAGCGGGTGTTATAA
- the radC gene encoding RadC family protein: MHTHITMKEMPESEKPYEKCIQRGAKGLSDAELLAVILRTGTVQRTSLQTAQQLLRGGEGNLLNLVNMTIEEMQEIPGIGQVKAAQMKCVAELAMRIARTRRAVKISLNQPESVAGYYMETLRHESKEKLLLAMFDAKCNLLGDEVISVGTVNHSLVSPREVFLKALQYKAVHIVMLHNHPSGDPTPSEADKLVTKRIAACGEMMDIVLADHIIIGDNSYISFREKGLLG; encoded by the coding sequence ATGCATACACATATTACAATGAAAGAAATGCCGGAGTCAGAAAAGCCTTATGAAAAGTGCATCCAGCGAGGTGCTAAGGGACTTTCGGATGCAGAACTTCTTGCAGTTATATTAAGAACCGGAACCGTACAGAGAACTTCGTTACAGACGGCGCAGCAGTTGTTGCGTGGTGGCGAGGGAAATCTTTTGAATCTGGTTAATATGACGATAGAGGAGATGCAGGAGATTCCGGGAATTGGTCAGGTCAAGGCGGCACAAATGAAATGTGTGGCGGAGCTGGCCATGCGTATTGCCCGTACGAGGCGGGCAGTTAAAATAAGCTTAAATCAGCCGGAAAGTGTTGCAGGATATTATATGGAAACACTGCGGCATGAATCAAAGGAAAAACTGTTATTAGCTATGTTTGATGCGAAATGTAATCTTTTAGGAGATGAGGTCATTTCGGTAGGGACAGTAAATCATTCATTGGTGTCACCAAGAGAAGTATTTTTGAAAGCATTACAATACAAGGCTGTTCATATCGTAATGCTTCACAATCATCCTAGTGGCGACCCGACTCCTAGCGAAGCGGATAAATTGGTAACAAAGAGAATAGCCGCTTGTGGTGAAATGATGGATATTGTTCTTGCAGACCACATCATAATTGGCGATAACAGTTATATAAGCTTTAGAGAAAAGGGCCTTTTGGGCTGA
- a CDS encoding methionine gamma-lyase family protein → MQKRGRTLEAIYQELGIDAKVYQYGKKFEDQLKERFEEIDRTAEYNQLKVIKALQTHKVSAECFMGSSGYGYNDLGRDTLEEVYATCFKGEAALVRPQITCGTHALALALMSNLRPGDELLSPVGKPYDTLEEVIGIRPSKGSLAEYGVTYRQVDLLPDGSFDFKNIKKALNDKTKLVTIQRSKGYQTRPTLSVERIGELISFIKSIKPDVICMVDNCYGEFVERKEPLEVGADMIVGSLIKNPGGGLAPIGGYIVGKKECVENAAYRLTSPGLGKEVGASLGVIQSFYQGLFLAPTVVAGALKGAIFAANIYESLGYPVVPNSTESRHDIIQAVTLKSPEALIAFCKGIQAAAPVDSHVTPEPWAMPGYDDEVIMAAGAFVQGSSIELSADGPLREPYAVYFQGGLTWYHAKLGILMSLQKLYEAGLVQI, encoded by the coding sequence ATACAGAAAAGAGGAAGAACGTTGGAAGCAATATATCAAGAACTAGGAATTGATGCTAAAGTGTATCAATATGGAAAGAAATTTGAAGACCAGTTAAAAGAAAGATTTGAAGAAATTGACCGTACAGCAGAGTATAATCAGTTAAAGGTCATTAAAGCATTGCAAACGCATAAAGTAAGCGCAGAATGTTTTATGGGCAGTAGCGGATATGGTTATAATGATTTGGGACGAGATACCTTAGAAGAAGTATATGCTACTTGCTTTAAGGGCGAAGCAGCGCTGGTTCGTCCTCAAATTACATGTGGAACACATGCGTTGGCATTGGCATTGATGTCAAATCTGCGCCCGGGTGATGAGTTGCTATCACCGGTGGGAAAGCCTTATGATACCTTAGAAGAAGTAATTGGTATCCGTCCATCGAAAGGTTCTCTTGCAGAGTATGGAGTAACTTACCGTCAGGTGGATTTACTGCCGGATGGCAGTTTTGATTTTAAGAATATCAAAAAGGCACTAAATGATAAGACAAAGCTAGTTACTATTCAGCGTTCCAAAGGTTATCAGACAAGACCAACCCTTTCTGTGGAACGAATCGGGGAATTGATTTCTTTTATCAAGAGTATTAAACCTGATGTAATTTGTATGGTAGATAATTGCTATGGCGAATTTGTAGAACGAAAAGAGCCATTAGAAGTAGGAGCGGACATGATTGTCGGTTCTCTTATTAAGAATCCGGGTGGTGGACTCGCGCCTATCGGGGGTTATATTGTAGGAAAAAAAGAATGTGTGGAAAATGCAGCATATCGTCTGACTTCTCCGGGGCTTGGAAAAGAAGTAGGAGCTTCGTTGGGAGTTATTCAATCCTTTTATCAGGGATTATTTTTAGCACCTACTGTTGTTGCAGGAGCCTTAAAGGGAGCTATTTTTGCAGCTAATATATACGAAAGCCTTGGCTATCCGGTAGTTCCGAATAGTACGGAAAGTCGTCATGATATTATTCAGGCAGTTACCCTGAAGTCACCGGAAGCACTGATTGCTTTTTGTAAAGGAATTCAGGCAGCAGCTCCGGTAGATAGTCATGTAACACCGGAACCATGGGCAATGCCTGGGTATGATGATGAGGTTATTATGGCGGCTGGGGCTTTTGTACAGGGGTCTTCTATTGAACTTAGTGCAGATGGTCCGTTGAGAGAACCTTATGCCGTATATTTCCAGGGAGGACTTACTTGGTATCATGCAAAGTTGGGGATTTTAATGTCATTGCAAAAGTTGTATGAAGCTGGGTTAGTACAAATATAG
- the mreC gene encoding rod shape-determining protein MreC, with the protein MKRKSKHSFPTRYLLLILTGLCVLVMFVSFTLNLSGGPLNTVAGYVFTPMQKGINSVGTWFVSRADELKSLKDVMQENKELQAKVDELTTELNTIKLEQYELDNLRELMQLDQKYPSYEKVVARIIGSDTSNWFNTFVIDKGSKDGIEKDMNVIAGSGLVGIVIDVGPDYAKVRSIIDDASNVSGMTLSTTDRCIINGNLESMNENQVIEFSNLKCEENVIGTGEQLVTSNISDKYLEGILIGYISSIERDSNNLTYSGTVTPAVDFKHLQEVLVILDKKQAVE; encoded by the coding sequence ATGAAACGTAAATCAAAACATTCATTTCCAACCAGATATTTGCTTTTGATATTAACAGGACTTTGCGTTCTGGTAATGTTTGTAAGTTTTACACTGAATCTGTCCGGTGGTCCACTGAATACCGTTGCGGGATATGTGTTTACACCGATGCAAAAAGGCATTAATTCGGTTGGAACGTGGTTTGTATCCAGAGCAGATGAATTAAAATCATTAAAGGATGTCATGCAGGAAAATAAAGAACTGCAGGCAAAGGTAGATGAACTTACTACCGAGTTGAATACTATCAAACTGGAACAGTATGAATTAGATAATTTAAGAGAACTTATGCAACTGGATCAGAAATACCCGAGTTACGAAAAGGTTGTAGCAAGAATTATTGGAAGTGATACCAGTAACTGGTTTAATACTTTTGTTATAGATAAGGGAAGTAAAGATGGTATTGAAAAAGATATGAATGTCATTGCCGGAAGCGGGCTGGTGGGCATTGTGATTGATGTGGGACCGGATTATGCGAAGGTGCGTTCCATTATTGATGATGCAAGTAATGTCAGTGGCATGACGCTTTCAACAACCGACCGTTGCATTATTAATGGTAATCTGGAAAGTATGAATGAAAATCAAGTAATTGAATTTTCTAATTTAAAGTGTGAAGAAAATGTAATTGGAACTGGGGAACAGCTTGTAACCTCAAATATTAGTGATAAATATCTAGAAGGAATCCTGATTGGTTATATTAGTTCCATAGAACGGGATTCTAATAATCTGACTTATTCAGGAACCGTAACACCGGCTGTAGATTTCAAACATTTGCAGGAAGTATTGGTCATATTGGATAAAAAGCAGGCCGTAGAATAA
- the miaA gene encoding tRNA (adenosine(37)-N6)-dimethylallyltransferase MiaA, which yields MKKPLIILTGPTAVGKTELSIELAKRVKGSIISADSMQVYRHMDIGSAKIRPEEMQGIPHYLIDTFEPDEEFHVVKFQEYAKRYLEEIYAEGRIPIIAGGTGFYIQALLYDIDFTKEQEDSAYRKELEQFAKEHGAHALHEKLRAVDEKAAEEIHENNVKRVIRALEFHHLSGGKISEHNEKERQKESPYNFAYFVLNDERERLYQRINQRVDIMMEQGLVEEVQNLKNMGYHKKMVSMQGLGYKEILEYLDGECTLDEAIYRIKRDTRHFAKRQLTWFRREREVLWVNKQEFQYDNDKILTYMMSEMKKKQILV from the coding sequence ATGAAAAAGCCATTAATTATTTTAACAGGGCCTACAGCAGTAGGAAAAACGGAATTATCTATCGAACTTGCAAAAAGGGTAAAAGGTTCCATTATTTCAGCAGATTCCATGCAGGTATATCGTCATATGGATATTGGTTCTGCGAAAATTCGTCCGGAAGAAATGCAGGGAATTCCGCATTATCTCATTGATACCTTTGAACCGGATGAAGAATTCCATGTAGTGAAGTTTCAGGAATATGCAAAGAGATATCTGGAAGAGATTTACGCAGAAGGTAGAATTCCTATCATAGCAGGAGGAACCGGATTCTATATACAAGCGCTTTTATATGATATCGACTTTACAAAGGAACAAGAGGATTCTGCGTATCGAAAGGAATTGGAACAATTTGCAAAGGAACATGGTGCGCACGCTCTTCATGAAAAGTTAAGAGCTGTAGATGAAAAAGCAGCAGAAGAAATCCATGAAAATAATGTGAAACGTGTTATTCGGGCGTTGGAATTTCATCATCTTTCCGGCGGGAAAATTTCAGAACACAATGAAAAAGAAAGACAGAAAGAATCTCCGTATAATTTCGCCTATTTTGTGTTGAATGATGAAAGAGAACGACTGTATCAAAGAATTAACCAACGTGTAGATATTATGATGGAACAGGGACTGGTAGAAGAGGTGCAGAACTTAAAAAACATGGGGTATCATAAAAAAATGGTTTCCATGCAGGGCTTAGGATATAAAGAGATTTTAGAATATCTGGATGGGGAATGTACCTTGGACGAAGCCATATACCGGATAAAACGGGACACCCGACATTTTGCAAAACGTCAGCTTACCTGGTTTCGACGGGAGCGCGAGGTGCTTTGGGTAAATAAGCAAGAATTCCAATATGACAATGATAAAATTTTAACATATATGATGTCGGAAATGAAAAAGAAACAGATTTTAGTATAG
- the mutS gene encoding DNA mismatch repair protein MutS, whose product MSELTPMMQKYMETKQEYPDCILFYRLGDFYEMFFEDAEIASKELEITLTGKSCGLEERAPMCGVPYHAVESYLNKLVSKGHKVAICEQVEDPKMAKGLVKREVVRIVTPGTNLDTQALDETKNNYIMCIVYMQDRYGISIADVTTGDYYVTEVDTERKLLDEIHKFAPSEIICNEAFYMTGMDFEDLKHRLGIAIYSLDSWYFSDETAKGILMEHFKVKNLQGLGIQDYESGTIAAGALLKYLYETQKNNLANMTSLQLYITGKYMIIDSSTRRNLELVETLREKQKRGSLLWVLDKTKTAMGARMLRSFVEQPLIDKEQIEQRLDAIEELNQNAMTREEIREYLNPVYDLERLISRVTYQTANPRDLIAFKSSLSMLPYIKNLLGEFKGTLLNEIREEMDVLSDINDLIERSIIEEPPISVRDGGILKEGYNEEVDRLRHAKTEGKTWLMELETKEREKTGIKNLRIKYNKVFGYYLEVTNSYKNLVPDYYTRKQTLANAERYITPELKELEDIILGAEDKLISLEYELYREIRDTIAAEVLRIQKTAKAVAKIDVFASLALVAERNNYCRPVINENGVIYIKNGRHPVVEKMISNDMFVSNDTYLDNGKKRISIITGPNMAGKSTYMRQTALIVLMAQVGSFVPAESAKIGIVDRIFTRVGASDDLASGQSTFMVEMTEVANILRNATSNSLLVLDEIGRGTSTFDGLSIAWAVVEHISNPKLLGAKTLFATHYHELTELEGKLNNVNNYCIAVKEKGDDIVFLRKIVPGGADRSYGIQVAKLAGVPESVIERAKVIAEELSANDITEVASSIMADTGATSKKKPERLDEVDLTQMSLFDTVKDDDIIEEIKEIDLGNLTPIDALNKLYQLQNKIKNRW is encoded by the coding sequence ATGTCAGAACTGACACCGATGATGCAGAAATATATGGAGACCAAGCAGGAATACCCGGATTGTATTTTATTTTACCGTCTGGGCGATTTTTACGAAATGTTTTTTGAGGACGCTGAAATAGCGTCAAAAGAATTGGAAATTACTTTGACCGGAAAAAGTTGCGGTCTGGAGGAACGAGCACCTATGTGCGGTGTGCCTTATCATGCGGTGGAATCTTATTTGAATAAATTGGTTTCCAAGGGACATAAGGTGGCAATCTGTGAACAGGTAGAGGACCCTAAAATGGCAAAGGGGTTGGTTAAGCGTGAGGTTGTCCGTATTGTAACTCCCGGAACCAATTTGGATACGCAGGCATTGGATGAAACGAAAAATAACTATATTATGTGTATCGTTTACATGCAGGATCGGTATGGAATCTCTATTGCGGATGTAACTACCGGTGATTATTATGTAACAGAAGTAGATACAGAGCGTAAGCTGTTAGACGAAATACATAAGTTTGCGCCATCTGAAATTATCTGTAACGAAGCTTTTTATATGACCGGAATGGATTTTGAAGATTTAAAACACCGTCTCGGAATAGCAATTTATTCCTTGGATTCATGGTATTTCAGTGATGAAACGGCGAAGGGAATCTTGATGGAACATTTTAAAGTGAAAAATCTCCAAGGACTTGGTATTCAAGATTATGAGTCGGGAACTATCGCAGCCGGAGCTTTGTTAAAATATCTCTATGAAACTCAGAAAAATAATCTTGCCAATATGACTTCTTTGCAGTTATATATCACAGGAAAATATATGATTATTGACAGTTCTACCAGAAGAAATCTGGAACTGGTAGAGACTCTTAGGGAAAAACAAAAACGAGGCTCTTTGCTTTGGGTTCTGGATAAAACCAAAACAGCCATGGGTGCACGAATGCTTCGTAGCTTTGTAGAACAGCCATTGATAGATAAAGAGCAAATAGAACAGCGTCTGGATGCCATTGAAGAATTGAACCAGAATGCCATGACCAGGGAAGAGATTCGAGAATATTTGAATCCGGTTTATGATTTAGAACGTTTAATCAGCCGTGTTACCTATCAGACCGCAAATCCAAGAGACCTGATTGCTTTTAAGAGTTCTTTGTCCATGCTTCCATACATTAAGAATCTTTTGGGAGAATTTAAGGGAACACTGTTAAATGAAATTCGAGAAGAGATGGATGTACTTTCGGATATCAATGATTTGATTGAACGTTCTATTATTGAGGAGCCGCCTATTTCTGTTCGTGATGGTGGCATCTTAAAGGAAGGTTATAACGAGGAAGTAGATAGGCTGCGCCATGCCAAGACAGAAGGCAAGACCTGGCTTATGGAGTTAGAAACGAAGGAACGTGAAAAGACCGGAATTAAGAATCTTCGAATTAAATATAATAAGGTATTTGGATATTATCTGGAAGTGACTAATTCCTATAAAAATTTGGTACCGGATTACTATACCAGAAAACAAACCCTTGCCAATGCAGAACGTTATATTACACCGGAATTAAAGGAATTAGAAGATATCATTCTTGGCGCAGAAGACAAGCTTATCTCATTGGAATATGAATTGTATCGTGAGATTCGTGATACGATTGCGGCAGAGGTACTGCGTATTCAAAAAACTGCAAAAGCAGTTGCTAAGATAGATGTGTTTGCTTCGCTTGCATTGGTGGCAGAGCGGAATAATTATTGCCGCCCGGTTATTAACGAAAACGGTGTAATTTATATTAAGAACGGACGTCATCCAGTGGTTGAAAAAATGATAAGTAATGATATGTTCGTATCCAATGATACCTATCTGGATAATGGAAAGAAACGTATTTCCATTATCACCGGACCAAATATGGCAGGAAAGTCTACTTATATGCGTCAGACTGCATTAATTGTTTTGATGGCACAGGTGGGAAGCTTTGTTCCGGCAGAAAGTGCTAAAATCGGAATTGTTGACCGCATATTTACGCGTGTGGGAGCTTCTGATGACTTGGCAAGTGGACAAAGTACCTTTATGGTAGAAATGACAGAGGTTGCCAATATTTTAAGAAATGCTACCAGCAATAGCCTTTTGGTATTGGATGAAATCGGAAGAGGAACCAGTACCTTTGACGGATTGAGTATTGCCTGGGCAGTAGTAGAGCATATCAGCAATCCGAAACTTTTAGGAGCAAAGACACTATTTGCAACGCATTATCATGAGTTGACGGAATTGGAAGGCAAGCTTAATAATGTAAATAATTACTGTATTGCAGTAAAGGAAAAGGGCGATGATATTGTTTTTTTAAGAAAAATTGTTCCGGGTGGCGCTGACAGAAGTTATGGTATTCAGGTTGCAAAGTTGGCAGGAGTACCGGAAAGCGTCATTGAGCGTGCCAAGGTAATTGCAGAAGAATTAAGCGCCAACGATATTACAGAGGTGGCAAGCAGTATTATGGCAGATACCGGTGCTACGTCAAAGAAAAAGCCAGAGCGTCTGGATGAAGTGGATTTGACACAAATGTCTCTCTTTGATACAGTAAAAGACGATGATATTATTGAAGAAATTAAAGAAATTGATTTGGGAAATCTGACGCCAATTGATGCGTTGAACAAATTATATCAGCTTCAAAACAAAATAAAGAATCGTTGGTAA